In a single window of the Bradyrhizobium erythrophlei genome:
- a CDS encoding CidA/LrgA family protein has translation MIASLSLILLCQLAGEVIVHGLGLPVPGPVLGLVFLLLLLLARDRFAVLARGPLQGGGVENASRGLLAHLSLMFVPAGVGVVQKLDLVAAHGIAIAVVLALSVVMTLLATVATFLGVSRLMVRGRSAP, from the coding sequence ATGATAGCAAGCCTCAGCCTTATTTTGCTCTGTCAGCTGGCCGGCGAGGTCATCGTGCACGGTCTCGGCCTGCCGGTGCCGGGTCCGGTGCTCGGGCTGGTGTTTTTGCTGCTGCTGCTGTTGGCGCGCGACCGCTTCGCCGTTCTGGCGCGCGGGCCGTTGCAAGGGGGTGGCGTGGAGAATGCCAGCCGGGGCCTGCTCGCACATCTTTCGCTGATGTTTGTCCCGGCCGGTGTCGGCGTCGTGCAGAAGCTCGATCTCGTCGCCGCACATGGCATCGCCATCGCGGTCGTGCTCGCGCTCTCCGTGGTGATGACGTTGCTGGCGACGGTGGCGACGTTTTTGGGCGTGAGCCGCCTGATGGTGCGCGGACGGAGCGCGCCATGA
- a CDS encoding PsiF family protein, whose translation MTLSSRAAATAFASLLLMSSAFAQATAPAPAAKAAPAEKKAEKPRSAASLECSKEADTKGVHGKERKKFMSDCKKTAADKPK comes from the coding sequence ATGACACTATCCTCCCGCGCGGCTGCGACCGCCTTCGCATCCCTGCTGCTGATGAGCTCCGCATTCGCGCAAGCCACGGCGCCGGCTCCGGCGGCAAAAGCTGCGCCTGCGGAAAAGAAGGCCGAGAAGCCGCGCTCCGCGGCGTCGCTCGAATGCTCGAAGGAAGCCGATACCAAGGGCGTCCACGGCAAGGAGCGCAAGAAGTTCATGTCCGATTGCAAGAAGACCGCGGCCGACAAGCCGAAATGA
- a CDS encoding RNA polymerase sigma factor, whose protein sequence is MTDTAWIDAALTSARPQAVGALLRYFRNLDTAEEAFQNACLRALNNWPQNGPPRDPAAWLIMVGRNVAIDDIRRGRKQEPLPEDEAISDLDDAEDALAERLDGSHYRDDILRLLFICCHPDLPATQQIALALRIVSGLTVKQIARAFLVSEAAMEQRITRAKARVTDAGVPFETPGPVERSERLSAVAAMIYLIFNEGYSAGGDTAEIRSPLCEEAIRLARLLLRLFQSEPEIMGLAALLLLQHARAAARFDATGAVVLLDDQDRSLWNQSAIAEGLALIDKAMRHRRSGPYQVQAAIAALHARAARPEDTDWTQIDLLYGALEIMQPSPVVTLNRAVAVSKVRGPEAALEMIEPLGERLSNYFHFFGVRGAFLMQLNRNDEARVAFDRAIALANTSAEAAHIRMHLDRLMRDSTPRGAKAGK, encoded by the coding sequence GTGACCGACACGGCCTGGATCGATGCCGCGCTGACCTCGGCGCGGCCCCAGGCGGTCGGCGCGCTGCTGCGCTACTTCCGCAATCTCGACACCGCCGAAGAGGCCTTCCAGAACGCCTGCCTGCGCGCGCTGAACAACTGGCCACAAAACGGGCCGCCGCGCGATCCCGCGGCCTGGCTCATCATGGTCGGGCGCAATGTCGCGATCGACGATATCAGGCGCGGCCGCAAGCAGGAGCCGCTGCCCGAGGATGAGGCGATCTCCGACCTCGACGACGCCGAGGACGCGCTGGCCGAGCGGCTCGACGGCTCGCATTATCGCGATGACATCCTGCGGCTGTTGTTCATCTGCTGCCATCCCGATCTGCCGGCGACGCAGCAGATTGCGCTGGCGCTGCGCATCGTCTCCGGCCTGACGGTGAAGCAGATCGCGCGCGCGTTCCTGGTCTCGGAGGCGGCGATGGAGCAGCGCATCACCCGGGCAAAGGCGCGGGTCACGGACGCCGGCGTGCCGTTCGAGACGCCGGGCCCCGTGGAACGCAGCGAACGGCTCTCCGCGGTCGCCGCGATGATCTACCTGATTTTCAACGAGGGCTACTCGGCCGGCGGCGACACCGCCGAGATCCGCAGCCCCCTGTGCGAGGAGGCCATTCGACTGGCGCGGCTGCTGCTGCGGCTGTTCCAGAGCGAGCCCGAGATTATGGGACTGGCGGCGCTGCTGTTGCTGCAGCATGCCCGCGCGGCGGCGCGCTTCGACGCCACTGGCGCGGTGGTGCTGCTCGACGATCAGGATCGCTCGTTATGGAATCAGAGCGCGATCGCCGAGGGGCTGGCGCTGATCGACAAGGCAATGCGGCATCGCCGCAGCGGGCCCTACCAGGTTCAGGCGGCGATCGCGGCTTTGCATGCCCGCGCCGCCCGGCCCGAAGACACCGACTGGACCCAGATCGACCTGCTCTACGGCGCGCTCGAAATCATGCAGCCGTCCCCGGTGGTGACGCTCAACCGCGCGGTCGCGGTGTCCAAGGTGCGCGGGCCCGAGGCGGCGCTGGAAATGATCGAGCCGCTGGGCGAGCGGCTTTCGAATTATTTCCATTTCTTTGGCGTGCGCGGCGCCTTCCTGATGCAGCTTAACCGCAATGACGAGGCCAGGGTCGCGTTCGACCGCGCCATCGCGCTCGCCAATACTTCCGCGGAGGCCGCCCACATCCGGATGCACCTCGACCGCCTGATGCGCGACAGCACGCCGCGCGGCGCCAAGGCCGGGAAGTAG
- a CDS encoding YciI family protein — MLYAILCYHDEDFVGSWTKEQDAAVMKKLAIVQDRLTKQGRLGPVARLLPTTSAATLRKDPPVVLDGPYAETKEQLLGFYVVDCNNLDEALDVARDLGAANPGGAYEIRPVGLFRPGATVT; from the coding sequence ATGCTGTACGCCATCCTTTGCTACCACGATGAGGACTTTGTCGGCTCCTGGACCAAGGAGCAGGACGCCGCGGTCATGAAGAAGCTTGCGATCGTGCAGGACAGGCTGACAAAACAGGGCCGGCTCGGCCCGGTGGCGCGGCTGTTGCCGACGACATCGGCCGCCACACTGCGCAAGGACCCGCCGGTCGTGCTCGACGGCCCCTATGCGGAAACCAAGGAGCAGCTGCTCGGCTTCTATGTCGTCGACTGCAACAATCTCGACGAGGCGCTCGACGTCGCGCGCGACCTCGGGGCGGCCAATCCCGGCGGCGCTTATGAAATTCGTCCCGTCGGTCTGTTCCGGCCCGGGGCGACCGTGACGTGA
- a CDS encoding 2-hydroxyacid dehydrogenase — protein MNKAALALLVHGGTENWSPERWKNRFNEVCKDRRVLLLPNATFDPAEIHYAAVWKPVPGELAAFPNLRVIFNLGAGVDALMADSSLPNVPLVRVAVGDLTGRMTEYVALHVLMHHRQEPYLRSCQREKRWAPKSQWPASAISVGIMGLGTLGADAAKALRHLGFRVSGWSRSRKEIDGIDCFHGKAQLEPFLQRTDILVCLLPLTPDTRHILNRALFAKLNRNSPMGAPVLINAGRGGLQAESDLLQSLDDGTLGAASLDVFATEPLPPDSRFWTHPKVILTPHNAADTDPDEISKYVAQQIERFEAGGALDNVVDPARGY, from the coding sequence ATGAACAAAGCTGCGCTCGCCTTGCTGGTGCACGGCGGGACCGAAAACTGGTCTCCCGAACGATGGAAGAACCGGTTCAACGAAGTGTGCAAGGACCGCCGGGTTTTGCTGTTGCCCAATGCGACGTTCGATCCCGCTGAGATCCATTACGCCGCGGTCTGGAAACCGGTTCCGGGTGAACTTGCGGCCTTCCCGAACCTTCGCGTGATTTTCAACCTGGGCGCCGGCGTCGATGCGCTGATGGCCGATTCCAGCCTGCCGAACGTGCCGCTGGTTCGCGTGGCCGTCGGCGACCTCACCGGTCGGATGACCGAATATGTCGCGCTGCATGTGCTGATGCATCATCGGCAAGAACCTTACCTCAGATCATGCCAGCGCGAGAAGCGCTGGGCGCCCAAATCCCAATGGCCGGCGAGTGCGATTTCGGTCGGGATCATGGGCCTTGGCACGCTCGGCGCGGACGCGGCCAAAGCGCTCAGGCATCTCGGCTTTCGCGTCTCGGGCTGGAGCCGAAGCCGCAAGGAAATCGACGGCATCGACTGCTTTCACGGCAAGGCTCAGCTGGAGCCGTTTCTGCAACGGACCGATATCCTGGTCTGCCTGCTGCCGCTCACGCCGGACACGCGACACATCTTGAATCGCGCGTTGTTCGCAAAACTAAACCGCAACAGCCCGATGGGTGCCCCGGTCCTGATCAATGCCGGGCGCGGCGGGCTGCAGGCGGAATCCGACCTCCTGCAAAGCCTCGACGACGGCACGCTCGGCGCCGCATCGCTGGATGTCTTCGCAACGGAGCCTTTGCCGCCGGACAGCCGGTTCTGGACGCATCCAAAAGTCATCCTGACGCCGCACAACGCCGCCGATACCGATCCCGACGAAATCTCGAAATATGTGGCGCAGCAGATCGAACGGTTTGAAGCCGGGGGCGCGCTGGACAATGTTGTCGATCCCGCGCGGGGGTATTAG
- a CDS encoding DUF1348 family protein, protein MSRPFPPFTRETAAQKARMAEDAWNSRDPERVSLAYTEDSRWRNRSEFFEGRAAIVVFLTRKWARELDYRLIKDLWAFDGNRIAVRFQYEWHDDAGQWHRSYGNEQWEFDDKGLMRRREASINDIAIAEADRRFHWAAPGPRPADVPGLGESPF, encoded by the coding sequence ATGTCGCGTCCGTTTCCGCCGTTTACGAGAGAGACCGCCGCCCAGAAGGCCCGCATGGCCGAAGACGCCTGGAATTCGCGCGACCCCGAACGCGTGTCACTGGCCTATACCGAGGACAGCCGCTGGCGTAACCGCTCGGAATTTTTCGAGGGCCGCGCCGCGATCGTCGTGTTCCTCACCCGCAAATGGGCGAGGGAACTCGATTATCGCCTGATCAAGGATCTCTGGGCGTTCGACGGCAACCGCATCGCGGTGCGGTTCCAGTACGAGTGGCACGACGATGCCGGGCAGTGGCATCGTTCCTACGGCAATGAGCAGTGGGAGTTCGACGACAAGGGCCTGATGCGCCGCCGCGAAGCCAGCATCAACGATATTGCGATCGCGGAAGCCGACCGACGCTTTCACTGGGCAGCGCCGGGTCCGAGGCCCGCGGATGTCCCGGGACTGGGCGAGAGTCCGTTTTGA
- the ybgC gene encoding tol-pal system-associated acyl-CoA thioesterase, with amino-acid sequence MTAHLDGTIRDGRHTMQIRVFYEDTDFSGIVYHANYLRFMERGRTNHLRLMGAEQHALFAEAQAETPGFAFVVRSMQIDYLKPARMDDVLEVVTWPVAVKGASITLAQEVKRGGDVLVKAQVRVAFISEGRAQPIPKALRVLLKADVV; translated from the coding sequence ATGACCGCCCATCTCGACGGCACGATCCGCGATGGCCGTCATACCATGCAGATCCGCGTCTTTTACGAGGACACCGATTTTTCCGGCATTGTCTATCACGCCAACTATTTGCGCTTCATGGAGCGCGGACGCACCAATCATCTGCGGCTGATGGGCGCCGAGCAGCACGCGCTGTTTGCGGAAGCGCAGGCGGAAACCCCGGGCTTCGCTTTCGTGGTGCGCTCGATGCAGATCGATTACTTAAAACCCGCCCGGATGGATGACGTGCTCGAGGTGGTGACCTGGCCGGTCGCGGTGAAGGGCGCCTCGATCACGCTGGCGCAGGAGGTCAAGCGCGGCGGCGACGTGCTGGTCAAGGCGCAGGTGCGCGTCGCCTTCATCAGCGAGGGCCGCGCGCAACCGATCCCGAAGGCGCTGCGGGTATTGCTGAAGGCCGATGTGGTCTAG
- the ruvB gene encoding Holliday junction branch migration DNA helicase RuvB: MTTPSRIVTPERRTDDGPDTALRPQLLSEFVGQAQARANLSIFIEAARKRNEALDHVLFVGPPGLGKTTLAQIVARELGVGFRATSGPVIAKAGDLAALLTNLEERDVLFIDEIHRLSPAVEEVLYPAMEDFQLDLIIGEGPAARSVKIELAKFTLVGATTRAGLLTNPLRDRFGIPIRLNFYTEEELEKIVTRGARVLKIGMTPDGANEIARRARGTPRIAGRLLRRVRDFASAADAASIDRAIADHALSALEVDAAGLDAMDRRYLSTIAMNYGGGPVGVETMAAALSEPRDAIEDIIEPFLIQCGYLQRTPRGRLLTSHAFRHLGLAEPARDPAQFGLFGSGVEEEP; this comes from the coding sequence ATGACCACGCCCTCCCGCATCGTCACCCCCGAGCGCCGCACGGACGATGGGCCCGACACCGCCCTGCGCCCGCAACTGCTGTCGGAGTTCGTCGGCCAGGCGCAGGCGCGCGCCAACCTGTCGATCTTCATCGAGGCCGCCCGCAAGCGTAACGAGGCGCTCGACCATGTGTTGTTCGTCGGTCCCCCCGGCCTCGGCAAGACCACGCTGGCGCAGATCGTCGCGCGCGAACTCGGCGTCGGCTTCCGCGCCACGTCGGGGCCCGTGATCGCCAAGGCCGGAGATCTCGCCGCGCTCCTGACCAATCTCGAAGAGCGCGATGTGTTGTTCATCGACGAAATTCATCGCCTCAGTCCGGCGGTCGAGGAAGTGCTGTATCCGGCGATGGAGGATTTTCAGCTCGACCTGATCATTGGCGAGGGGCCGGCGGCGCGCTCGGTCAAGATCGAACTTGCAAAGTTCACGCTGGTCGGCGCGACCACGCGCGCGGGGCTGCTGACCAATCCGTTGCGTGACCGCTTCGGGATTCCGATCCGGCTGAACTTCTATACCGAGGAGGAACTGGAAAAGATCGTCACCCGCGGCGCCCGCGTACTCAAGATCGGCATGACGCCTGACGGCGCCAACGAGATCGCGCGACGCGCCCGCGGCACCCCGCGCATCGCCGGCCGACTGCTGCGGCGGGTGCGGGATTTTGCTTCCGCGGCGGATGCCGCCTCGATCGACCGCGCCATTGCCGACCACGCGCTGAGCGCGCTGGAAGTCGATGCCGCCGGCCTCGATGCCATGGACCGGCGTTATCTCTCGACCATCGCGATGAACTACGGCGGCGGTCCGGTCGGCGTGGAAACCATGGCGGCGGCGCTGTCGGAGCCGCGCGACGCGATCGAGGACATCATCGAGCCGTTCCTGATCCAGTGCGGCTATCTGCAGCGCACCCCGCGCGGGCGGCTGCTGACCTCGCATGCCTTCCGCCACCTCGGCCTCGCCGAGCCCGCGCGCGATCCGGCGCAGTTCGGATTGTTCGGCAGCGGGGTCGAGGAAGAGCCGTGA
- the ruvA gene encoding Holliday junction branch migration protein RuvA, giving the protein MIGKLKGLIDSYGEDFVILDVGGVGYQVHCSARTLQALPSPGEIAVLSIETYVREDQIKLFGFRSDVEREWFRLLQTVQGVGAKVALAVLSALPPADLANAIALRDKAAVQRTPGVGPKVAERIVTELKDKAPAFANIDPALVHLSGAIDNDRAPRPVTDAISALVNLGYGPPQAAAAIAGASRIAGENAETAQLIRLGLKELAK; this is encoded by the coding sequence ATGATCGGCAAACTCAAAGGCCTGATCGACAGCTACGGCGAGGATTTTGTCATTCTCGACGTCGGCGGCGTCGGCTACCAGGTGCATTGCTCGGCGCGGACGCTGCAGGCGCTGCCGTCGCCCGGCGAGATCGCGGTGCTGTCGATCGAAACCTACGTGCGCGAGGATCAGATCAAGCTGTTCGGGTTTCGCAGCGATGTCGAGCGCGAATGGTTTCGGCTGCTGCAGACGGTGCAGGGCGTCGGCGCCAAGGTGGCGCTGGCGGTGCTCTCGGCCTTGCCGCCGGCCGATCTCGCCAATGCCATCGCGTTACGCGACAAGGCCGCGGTGCAGCGCACGCCGGGCGTCGGACCGAAAGTGGCCGAGCGCATCGTCACCGAACTGAAGGACAAGGCGCCGGCCTTTGCCAACATCGATCCGGCGCTGGTGCATCTGTCCGGCGCGATCGACAATGATCGCGCGCCGCGTCCGGTCACCGATGCGATCTCGGCGCTGGTCAATCTCGGCTACGGTCCGCCGCAGGCCGCCGCCGCCATCGCCGGAGCCTCGCGCATTGCCGGCGAAAACGCCGAGACCGCGCAGTTGATTCGGCTTGGGCTCAAGGAGCTGGCGAAGTGA